A genomic window from Pseudomonadales bacterium includes:
- a CDS encoding (2Fe-2S)-binding protein, translating into MNFKQRQKEPDLVCTCSDLYRNDIQASIAGGCEDAREVMYDHRSQFRCEQCRPIIDRMIRQANLT; encoded by the coding sequence GTGAATTTCAAACAGCGTCAGAAGGAACCGGACCTGGTCTGCACCTGCAGTGACCTCTATCGCAATGACATTCAGGCATCCATCGCGGGCGGGTGTGAAGACGCCAGGGAAGTCATGTACGACCACCGATCCCAGTTTCGATGTGAGCAGTGCCGGCCGATCATCGACCGGATGATCAGGCAGGCTAATCTGACATGA
- a CDS encoding SCO family protein: MQNRIWKRAAVMGLTLLCVSTASILFALLHHEDGNRWIAFNLTDHNGVPRSELDFNGEYLLTFFGFTSCPAVCPTQMANISKAMELLERKGIDRRVTPVFISVDSVRDDPATVQRYLQRFHPSFVGLTGTRRAIEAAADSFSAVFSATETRPDLAAYEVSHSSFMYLVGPDGRIVDFIPPSTPAEIIADRIGGAL, from the coding sequence ATGCAGAACCGCATCTGGAAGCGCGCTGCCGTGATGGGGCTGACGCTGCTCTGCGTTTCGACCGCATCGATCCTGTTTGCTCTGCTGCACCACGAAGACGGTAACAGATGGATTGCGTTCAACCTGACGGATCACAATGGCGTACCCAGAAGCGAACTGGACTTCAATGGCGAATACCTGCTCACTTTTTTCGGATTCACCAGCTGTCCCGCAGTCTGCCCAACGCAAATGGCCAACATCTCGAAAGCAATGGAGTTGCTGGAGCGGAAAGGAATCGATCGGCGCGTGACACCGGTATTCATTTCGGTGGATTCCGTCCGCGATGATCCCGCTACAGTCCAGCGATACCTGCAGAGATTTCATCCCAGCTTCGTAGGATTAACCGGAACCCGCCGTGCGATCGAAGCAGCAGCAGACTCATTCTCGGCTGTGTTCAGCGCCACTGAAACCAGGCCTGATCTCGCTGCCTACGAGGTTTCCCATTCGTCGTTCATGTATCTGGTTGGTCCCGATGGCCGAATCGTCGATTTCATTCCACCTTCGACACCGGCAGAAATAATCGCCGACAGGATCGGGGGGGCCCTGTAG
- a CDS encoding GGDEF domain-containing protein: MWAFCFSVTLFSVIVSQCVLYFLFLLFGDAAFGKSNAFYIGAVVPVLVAFPVTYLMSRMAVQLSSVHTQLRRLADTDELTGLTNRRSFFSQATEVLQSSREDLKTLSLLVIDADYFKQLNDTYGHATGDAALQFITEKLLDCVRKTDLVCRLGGEEFAILLPDMAEAQAGRLAKRLLKEISGTPMVHDSRIIEMSVSCGVADTTQLGYDITRLFKAADDALYAAKDAGRNRTITYSDYALATTSTSHHGKAASA, from the coding sequence ATGTGGGCATTCTGTTTCTCGGTGACGCTCTTCTCCGTTATCGTGTCCCAGTGTGTGCTCTACTTTCTGTTTCTCCTGTTCGGCGACGCCGCATTCGGAAAATCGAACGCTTTCTACATCGGCGCGGTCGTCCCTGTGCTGGTCGCATTTCCTGTCACCTATCTGATGTCACGCATGGCCGTGCAGCTTTCCAGTGTCCACACGCAACTGCGACGCCTGGCAGACACGGATGAGCTCACTGGCCTGACCAATCGAAGGTCGTTTTTCTCCCAGGCCACCGAAGTCCTGCAGTCCTCCCGGGAGGATCTGAAGACATTGTCGCTGCTGGTGATCGACGCTGACTACTTCAAACAGCTCAATGACACCTATGGCCACGCAACCGGAGATGCGGCCCTGCAGTTCATCACTGAAAAGCTGCTGGATTGTGTCCGCAAAACAGATCTTGTGTGCCGACTGGGTGGAGAGGAATTCGCCATTCTGCTTCCCGACATGGCGGAAGCCCAGGCCGGCCGTCTGGCGAAACGCCTTCTCAAGGAGATATCCGGGACACCCATGGTCCACGACAGCCGCATCATCGAAATGTCAGTGAGTTGCGGAGTTGCCGACACAACCCAGCTGGGATACGACATCACCCGACTCTTCAAAGCCGCAGACGACGCCCTCTATGCGGCAAAGGACGCAGGCAGAAACCGGACGATCACCTATTCGGATTACGCGCTCGCCACCACGTCCACGTCCCACCACGGAAAAGCGGCTTCTGCCTGA
- a CDS encoding heavy metal translocating P-type ATPase, with protein MSDAEGAARAENPGVSDTVLDPVCGMTVKVDSPHRFVYQGATVRFCSAGCRAKFVADPLRYLSADEAGASTPPGHAHPGPGSAVDPANLPANTKWTCPMDPEIVQDGPGACPICGMALEPMMPSRDAGPNLELIDMSRRFRAGAVLAALVMALEMGRHFLGIDRVLAPLWNTWAQLLLATPVVLWAGWPFFERAWVSLQTRNLNMFTLIALGTGVAWGYSIVATLAPGIFPSAFSDAHGLVAVYFEPAAVITVLVLLGQVLELRARERTGGAIRALLDLAPKTARRIRDGNEEEVELENVAVGDRLRVRPGEKIPVDGLVIDGRSTIDESMVTGESMPVTREAGNRVIGGTLNQTGALVIEAERVGFDTILSRIVQMVADAQRSRAPIQRLADRVSGYFVPAVIGIAAIAFVIWWAIGPEPSLSYGLIAAVSVLIIACPCALGLATPMSIMAGVGRAARTGVLIKNAEALERFEKVDTLVLDKTGTLTAGKPAVVAIEPAGSFDSEKLLFLAASLENQSEHPLALAIVEAAQARDIRLAEATEFDSPTGKGVIGRVEGRQVAMGAERYMSELKVDVAALQARAEAMRRDGATAIYVSVDNGVAGVIGIADPVKASTPAALAALRAQGLRLVMLTGDNRTTAEAVARKLGITEVEAEVLPEHKSEVIARLKSEGRVVAMAGDGVNDAPALAAADVGVAMGGGTDVAIESAGVTLLHGDLTGIVKALRMSRLTMRNIRQNLFFAFAYNSAGVPIAAGILYPFTGDLLSPMFAAAAMALSSVSVIANSLRLGSVKI; from the coding sequence ATGAGTGATGCAGAGGGTGCCGCACGGGCTGAGAACCCGGGCGTATCGGACACAGTGCTTGACCCAGTATGCGGGATGACAGTGAAAGTCGACTCACCTCATCGATTCGTATACCAGGGGGCGACTGTAAGATTCTGCAGCGCTGGTTGCAGAGCAAAATTTGTTGCTGATCCACTCAGGTATTTATCAGCAGATGAGGCAGGCGCCAGCACACCCCCCGGGCACGCTCACCCCGGCCCGGGGTCTGCGGTGGACCCTGCAAATCTACCGGCCAATACCAAATGGACCTGTCCCATGGACCCTGAGATCGTGCAGGATGGACCCGGTGCCTGCCCGATCTGTGGCATGGCACTCGAACCCATGATGCCGAGCCGGGATGCGGGTCCCAATCTGGAGCTCATCGACATGAGCCGGCGCTTCCGGGCGGGCGCTGTGCTCGCAGCACTGGTGATGGCGCTGGAGATGGGCCGCCACTTTCTGGGCATCGACCGGGTCCTTGCGCCGCTGTGGAACACCTGGGCGCAACTGCTGCTGGCGACCCCCGTCGTGCTGTGGGCCGGCTGGCCGTTTTTCGAACGTGCCTGGGTTTCGCTGCAAACCCGCAATCTGAACATGTTCACGCTGATCGCTCTGGGTACCGGGGTGGCGTGGGGATACAGCATCGTCGCGACGCTGGCACCGGGAATTTTTCCTTCCGCATTTTCAGACGCGCACGGCCTGGTGGCTGTGTATTTTGAACCGGCCGCGGTCATCACGGTGCTGGTACTGCTGGGGCAGGTACTCGAACTGCGTGCCCGGGAGCGTACGGGTGGTGCCATCAGAGCGCTCCTCGACCTCGCGCCAAAGACTGCTCGACGAATTCGCGATGGCAACGAAGAGGAGGTCGAACTCGAGAATGTAGCGGTCGGTGACCGGCTGCGGGTGCGGCCCGGGGAAAAGATTCCGGTCGATGGCCTGGTGATCGATGGCCGCTCGACGATCGATGAATCCATGGTCACCGGTGAGTCCATGCCTGTAACCCGAGAGGCGGGTAACAGAGTGATCGGTGGCACCCTCAACCAGACAGGCGCACTGGTGATCGAAGCGGAGCGGGTCGGATTCGACACCATACTGTCGCGCATCGTGCAGATGGTTGCAGACGCGCAGCGATCGCGCGCGCCCATTCAGCGTCTGGCCGATCGGGTGTCCGGCTACTTCGTGCCTGCGGTGATCGGCATCGCAGCGATCGCCTTTGTCATCTGGTGGGCGATCGGTCCCGAGCCATCACTTTCCTATGGTCTCATTGCCGCCGTCTCGGTGCTGATCATCGCCTGTCCCTGTGCACTGGGTCTCGCCACACCCATGTCGATCATGGCAGGTGTCGGGCGTGCTGCGCGTACCGGCGTACTGATCAAAAACGCCGAAGCGCTGGAGCGCTTTGAGAAGGTCGACACGCTGGTGCTCGACAAGACCGGCACGCTGACCGCCGGCAAACCGGCGGTGGTGGCGATTGAACCGGCGGGTTCTTTCGATTCGGAAAAGCTGCTGTTTCTGGCTGCGAGCCTGGAAAATCAGAGTGAGCACCCGCTGGCGCTGGCGATCGTCGAAGCTGCCCAGGCTCGCGATATCCGCCTTGCGGAAGCCACCGAGTTCGATTCACCGACGGGTAAGGGCGTGATCGGGCGGGTCGAAGGCAGGCAGGTCGCGATGGGTGCGGAGCGGTACATGAGCGAACTGAAAGTCGATGTCGCAGCACTGCAGGCCCGGGCCGAAGCAATGCGCCGCGATGGCGCCACCGCGATCTACGTGAGCGTCGACAACGGGGTGGCCGGCGTCATCGGCATCGCGGATCCGGTGAAGGCGTCGACACCCGCTGCACTTGCAGCATTGCGTGCACAGGGCCTGCGCCTGGTCATGCTCACCGGGGACAACCGTACTACGGCTGAAGCCGTGGCGCGCAAGCTCGGCATCACGGAAGTGGAAGCCGAGGTGCTGCCGGAACACAAATCCGAGGTGATCGCGCGACTGAAAAGCGAAGGTCGTGTGGTGGCCATGGCGGGGGACGGTGTCAACGATGCGCCGGCGCTGGCTGCAGCGGATGTGGGCGTGGCCATGGGCGGTGGTACCGACGTCGCCATCGAAAGTGCTGGAGTAACACTGCTGCACGGCGACCTGACGGGCATCGTCAAGGCTCTGCGGATGTCGCGACTCACGATGCGCAACATCCGCCAGAATCTGTTCTTCGCCTTTGCCTACAACAGCGCCGGAGTGCCGATAGCAGCCGGTATCCTCTACCCATTCACCGGCGATCTGCTTTCACCGATGTTTGCAGCCGCGGCGATGGCGCTGTCGTCGGTGTCGGTTATCGCGAATTCCCTACGGCTTGGGTCGGTGAAAATCTGA
- a CDS encoding cbb3-type cytochrome c oxidase subunit I yields MVTAAGTALPAGHEAQTKTLVFQFLAAATLWLLVGTGYGLLAAVKLYWPEVLEYPVFSFGRIRPIHTNTVMFGWSSMALAGLALYVISRTSKIPLFRPQIARAGLIAWNLAMVAAVITLSLGISRGPQEYRELLSPIMGLYAVGLICIFYTCYQTISRRTIPEIYVSNWYIMGAFCWLAIIVTIAYLPFYQRGMGNVVIQGYYMHNAVGMWFTPMVLGMTYYALPRMLGKPIYSYALGVLAFWTSILFYTLIGAHHFIFSPVAWWVQTTAILFSVGMMVPVWAGFGNFFLTARGSWHKVRRSYPIIFLLVGAWGYALSSTQGTIEAFRSANIYWHFTNFTVGHSHLAMYGFVAFGIWGAIYGLVPRITGRGPSEVAMGVHFWMAFIGGSLYVIAISIAGVLQGASWVAGESFIASVDAAAPMWMWRAIGGFLMVASHLVFLINLWSMRPLQETTMQPLRGVNA; encoded by the coding sequence GTGGTTACAGCAGCAGGCACAGCGCTACCGGCAGGTCACGAAGCACAGACCAAGACTCTGGTTTTCCAGTTTCTGGCGGCTGCCACGCTGTGGCTGCTGGTCGGCACGGGATATGGCCTGCTTGCGGCGGTCAAGCTCTACTGGCCGGAAGTCCTCGAGTATCCGGTTTTCTCCTTCGGGCGGATCCGCCCCATACACACAAACACCGTGATGTTCGGCTGGTCCTCAATGGCACTGGCAGGACTCGCTTTGTACGTCATCAGTCGGACTTCAAAAATCCCCCTGTTTCGACCACAAATCGCGCGCGCCGGACTCATTGCCTGGAACCTCGCGATGGTGGCTGCGGTGATTACGCTCTCTCTGGGCATCAGCAGAGGACCTCAGGAATACAGAGAACTTCTGAGCCCCATCATGGGCCTGTATGCAGTGGGATTGATCTGCATTTTTTATACCTGTTACCAGACCATTTCCAGGAGAACCATTCCGGAAATCTACGTGTCGAACTGGTACATCATGGGTGCGTTCTGCTGGCTTGCAATCATTGTGACAATTGCATATCTGCCCTTCTATCAGCGTGGCATGGGCAACGTCGTGATACAGGGGTACTACATGCACAACGCGGTCGGCATGTGGTTCACACCGATGGTCCTGGGAATGACTTATTACGCGCTGCCGCGAATGCTGGGCAAACCGATCTATTCCTATGCGCTCGGTGTGCTGGCATTCTGGACCAGTATCCTTTTCTACACGTTGATCGGTGCACACCACTTCATTTTCAGCCCGGTTGCCTGGTGGGTGCAGACAACTGCCATCCTGTTCAGCGTCGGAATGATGGTTCCGGTGTGGGCAGGCTTCGGGAATTTCTTTCTGACTGCTCGTGGCTCCTGGCACAAAGTGCGACGCAGCTATCCGATTATTTTTCTGCTGGTAGGCGCATGGGGCTATGCCCTTTCATCGACTCAGGGAACCATAGAAGCCTTCCGCTCCGCTAATATCTACTGGCACTTTACCAACTTCACAGTTGGCCATTCGCATCTGGCCATGTACGGTTTCGTAGCCTTTGGAATCTGGGGTGCGATTTATGGTCTGGTGCCTCGCATCACGGGTCGGGGACCCTCAGAAGTGGCGATGGGCGTTCACTTCTGGATGGCGTTCATCGGAGGCAGTCTGTATGTGATCGCCATTTCGATTGCTGGAGTTCTGCAGGGCGCGTCATGGGTGGCCGGAGAGTCGTTCATCGCTTCTGTCGATGCCGCAGCACCCATGTGGATGTGGAGGGCTATCGGCGGTTTCCTCATGGTGGCCAGCCATCTGGTTTTCCTGATCAATCTGTGGTCGATGCGACCGCTTCAGGAAACGACGATGCAACCCCTCAGAGGCGTTAACGCATGA
- the rnk gene encoding nucleoside diphosphate kinase regulator, with translation MDEVMPRSNPPPITITEPDFKTLESLLSSEAFRNLPGSEMLQAELDRAAVVSSEEIDTDVVTMNSVVRFVEEGAYKAYQLRLVYPEQAGEPGTVSILAPVGSALLGLTVGQFIRWPASGGRQLRLRVVSVVHQPESDGTLTS, from the coding sequence ATGGATGAAGTCATGCCACGCTCGAATCCCCCGCCGATTACAATCACCGAACCGGATTTTAAAACGCTGGAGTCTCTGTTGAGTTCCGAAGCATTCCGGAACTTGCCAGGCAGTGAGATGTTGCAGGCAGAACTGGATCGGGCAGCCGTCGTAAGTTCTGAGGAGATCGATACGGACGTTGTCACCATGAATTCGGTCGTTCGATTCGTGGAGGAAGGCGCCTACAAGGCATATCAGTTGAGGCTGGTTTATCCGGAGCAGGCAGGCGAACCAGGTACTGTGTCGATATTGGCGCCGGTCGGAAGTGCGCTACTCGGGTTGACCGTGGGGCAGTTCATCAGGTGGCCCGCTTCGGGCGGACGTCAACTCAGACTGCGGGTTGTCAGCGTGGTCCACCAGCCGGAATCGGATGGAACTCTGACTTCGTAA
- the rnk gene encoding nucleoside diphosphate kinase regulator yields the protein MEKRPEILLTSQDLDDLERLLDKLPEGSFPGKAELQTELNRAKVVGSREVPPDVVTMNSKVRFALDTGEEFCLTLVYPKDLDGSAEQISILAPVGSALLGLSTGEHIEWPRPGGGMLQVRIVEVVDQPERSSQFRR from the coding sequence ATGGAGAAGCGACCAGAAATCTTATTGACTTCACAGGATCTGGATGACCTGGAAAGACTGCTTGATAAGCTGCCCGAGGGGTCTTTTCCCGGGAAGGCCGAACTGCAGACAGAGCTCAATCGTGCCAAGGTGGTCGGGTCCCGTGAAGTTCCCCCGGATGTGGTAACCATGAACAGCAAGGTACGCTTCGCGCTTGATACCGGAGAAGAGTTCTGCCTGACTCTGGTGTACCCGAAAGACCTGGACGGCAGTGCCGAACAGATTTCGATACTTGCCCCGGTCGGCAGTGCGCTGTTGGGTCTGTCTACCGGTGAACACATCGAGTGGCCCAGGCCGGGAGGCGGAATGTTGCAGGTGCGTATCGTAGAAGTCGTGGATCAACCTGAGCGGTCCAGCCAGTTCCGGCGATAG
- a CDS encoding group II truncated hemoglobin, which translates to MTHRNAYGIDDYTYRSAGGEPGIRALVDTFYDLMSTNPDYRTIWSWHPQDNRTSRDKLARFLCGWMGGPRRYQEKYGAISIPQVHAHLKITKVERDQWLRCMTEALELRAYPQPFIDYLIAQLAKPAELIRSTCEHREAGAFTSSIEES; encoded by the coding sequence ATGACACATCGGAACGCCTACGGGATCGACGACTACACCTACCGGTCCGCAGGAGGGGAGCCGGGAATTCGGGCTCTGGTCGACACTTTTTACGACCTCATGTCGACAAATCCCGACTATCGCACCATCTGGTCCTGGCATCCGCAGGACAACCGGACTTCAAGGGACAAGCTGGCCCGGTTTCTTTGCGGGTGGATGGGCGGCCCTCGCCGGTACCAGGAAAAGTACGGTGCGATCAGTATTCCGCAGGTGCACGCCCATCTCAAAATCACAAAGGTCGAGCGCGACCAATGGCTGCGCTGCATGACAGAAGCCCTGGAACTGCGCGCCTACCCACAGCCGTTCATCGACTACCTCATTGCGCAGCTGGCTAAACCGGCGGAACTGATTCGATCGACCTGCGAGCACCGGGAAGCGGGTGCATTCACTTCTTCGATTGAGGAATCCTAG
- the gdhA gene encoding NADP-specific glutamate dehydrogenase, with protein MSYVHDTLAGLKRSSPAQVEFYQAAEDVLDSLQPLLESDPRFARHGIIQRIVEPERQILFRVTWIDDNGCVQVNKGYRVQFNSALGPYKGGLRFHRSVTSGIIKFLGFEQIFKNALTGLPIGGGKGGADFEPKGRSEGEIMRFCQAFMTELHKHIGPVIDVPAGDIGVGTREIGFLYGQYRRLAGRFDGAITGKGLTWGGSRGRTEATGYGCVYFADSMLHDRGADLQGRTCLVSGAGNVAIYTIEKLLALGALPITCSDSTGTIHHSRGIDPVTLKTLKLDKRVSLAGYVDDHPDAEFIPIADYPVNGHAVWRFPADVAFPCATQNELTKEDAEALLSNGVTCVSEGANMPSTPEAVRLFLEAQIAYGPGKAANAGGVATSQLEMQQNAGLTQWSLEDVDRQLRTIMSAIYQRSSATAAEFGQPGNLVLGANIAGFRRVANAMIEQGIT; from the coding sequence ATGAGTTATGTGCATGACACCCTGGCGGGCCTGAAACGCAGCAGCCCTGCCCAGGTCGAATTTTATCAGGCTGCTGAAGATGTTCTGGATTCTCTGCAGCCTCTGCTCGAGTCGGATCCTCGATTCGCGCGGCACGGAATTATCCAGCGCATCGTGGAACCCGAACGGCAGATCCTGTTCCGGGTAACCTGGATTGATGACAACGGTTGCGTGCAGGTAAACAAGGGCTATCGAGTACAGTTCAATTCGGCACTGGGACCCTACAAGGGCGGGCTGCGATTTCATCGCAGCGTCACGTCAGGAATCATCAAGTTCCTCGGTTTCGAACAGATCTTCAAAAATGCTCTGACGGGTCTGCCCATCGGCGGTGGCAAAGGCGGAGCCGATTTCGAGCCGAAAGGCCGATCCGAAGGGGAAATCATGCGCTTCTGTCAGGCATTTATGACGGAGCTGCACAAACACATCGGTCCGGTTATCGACGTACCCGCAGGGGACATCGGCGTAGGAACCCGCGAAATCGGTTTTCTGTATGGCCAGTATCGCCGGCTGGCTGGTCGATTCGATGGGGCAATCACAGGGAAAGGTTTGACCTGGGGTGGATCAAGGGGTCGCACCGAAGCTACCGGCTATGGCTGTGTCTATTTCGCCGACAGTATGCTGCACGACCGGGGTGCAGACCTCCAGGGAAGGACATGCCTTGTGTCCGGTGCTGGCAACGTCGCCATCTACACCATAGAAAAGCTGCTGGCTCTGGGAGCACTACCCATCACCTGTTCAGATTCCACCGGCACCATACATCATTCACGGGGTATCGATCCGGTCACTCTCAAAACTCTCAAACTGGATAAGCGGGTCTCTCTTGCAGGTTATGTTGATGACCATCCAGATGCCGAGTTCATTCCCATCGCGGATTACCCGGTCAACGGTCACGCTGTCTGGCGTTTTCCGGCAGATGTCGCCTTTCCCTGTGCGACTCAGAACGAACTGACAAAAGAAGATGCGGAGGCGCTCCTCTCGAACGGTGTCACTTGTGTCAGCGAAGGTGCAAACATGCCAAGCACACCCGAGGCGGTACGCCTCTTCCTCGAGGCGCAGATCGCATACGGGCCGGGAAAGGCTGCAAATGCCGGAGGGGTGGCGACGAGTCAGCTTGAGATGCAGCAGAACGCAGGCCTCACCCAGTGGAGTCTGGAAGACGTAGACAGGCAACTTCGCACAATCATGTCAGCCATCTATCAGCGTTCCAGCGCCACAGCGGCAGAATTCGGCCAACCCGGGAACCTTGTACTGGGTGCGAACATTGCGGGTTTCAGGCGAGTCGCCAATGCAATGATCGAGCAGGGGATAACGTGA
- a CDS encoding cbb3-type cytochrome c oxidase subunit II, protein MTLHQNHRLLIGLSAGLYLLLSIVIAVLPAFEAQRAQALPGIVVPTDSVSRGRDLYLKEGCGVCHTQFVRNLPLDRPYGRGSHPGDYALEDPPLLGTQRTGPDLSNIGKRQPSEVWNLIHLYNPRAVVSTSVMPGYPWLFTEKEQKSQNEQVVPVPPEFNPQGKVIVATTDAIDLVHYLQSLQQADVVE, encoded by the coding sequence ATGACCCTTCACCAGAACCACCGCCTGCTGATCGGTCTGTCCGCGGGACTGTATCTGCTTTTGAGTATCGTGATCGCAGTGTTACCGGCTTTTGAAGCCCAGCGAGCCCAGGCGCTCCCAGGCATCGTAGTCCCGACGGACTCGGTCAGCCGGGGTCGGGATCTCTACCTGAAAGAAGGTTGTGGCGTGTGCCACACCCAGTTTGTGCGCAACCTGCCGCTAGATCGACCCTACGGTCGTGGATCCCATCCTGGTGACTACGCACTTGAGGACCCACCTCTGCTGGGGACACAACGAACCGGACCTGATCTCTCAAACATCGGCAAACGACAACCCTCCGAAGTCTGGAATCTGATCCACCTCTACAACCCCAGGGCTGTCGTATCGACTTCTGTGATGCCGGGCTATCCGTGGCTGTTCACCGAGAAGGAGCAGAAAAGCCAGAACGAACAGGTCGTACCAGTACCACCTGAATTCAATCCGCAGGGAAAGGTAATCGTCGCGACGACAGACGCTATCGACCTCGTTCACTATCTCCAGTCGCTTCAGCAGGCGGATGTCGTCGAATGA
- a CDS encoding LysR family transcriptional regulator, with the protein MDTELARTFLSVVAAGNFSQASSRLFITQSTVSARIATLEAQLGCRLFVRNKAGTSLTPAGHRFQAYAITLVRTVERARQDIGVVRGFRGSVTIGGRFGLWEDLLLACLPRIRQAVGDVAVRAEIGFEDDLMQGLVEARTDIGVMYAPQHRPGMVVEQLLEEQLVYVTSSRENSSPADNGYVYVDWGPEFANQHSAAFPEFDGAGVSANIGWLGLQHILANGGSGYFPLRLVKSELIMGRLQRRPELPEFVLPAYLVHLSDVDPQTVGVVLQIIRDAAAEGGSVTD; encoded by the coding sequence GTGGACACCGAACTGGCTCGAACCTTCCTGTCCGTGGTTGCAGCAGGTAACTTCAGTCAGGCTTCTTCCCGACTCTTCATCACCCAATCCACGGTCAGCGCCCGAATCGCCACACTGGAAGCGCAACTGGGGTGCCGTTTATTCGTTCGTAATAAAGCTGGAACTTCCCTTACCCCCGCCGGGCACCGGTTTCAGGCCTATGCGATCACCCTGGTTCGAACCGTGGAGCGCGCGCGGCAGGACATCGGTGTGGTTCGAGGGTTTCGCGGATCGGTAACCATAGGCGGCCGATTCGGATTGTGGGAAGACCTGCTGCTTGCCTGTCTGCCGCGGATCCGGCAGGCGGTGGGTGATGTCGCGGTCCGGGCGGAAATTGGTTTTGAGGACGACCTCATGCAGGGCCTGGTGGAAGCACGGACTGACATCGGTGTCATGTATGCCCCGCAACACCGTCCTGGCATGGTGGTCGAACAGTTGCTGGAAGAGCAGCTTGTCTATGTGACATCTTCAAGGGAAAACAGCTCTCCTGCGGATAATGGTTATGTTTATGTGGATTGGGGTCCCGAGTTTGCGAACCAGCACAGTGCCGCTTTTCCGGAGTTCGACGGCGCAGGAGTGTCTGCCAACATCGGCTGGCTGGGTCTGCAGCACATTCTGGCCAACGGAGGATCCGGCTACTTCCCGCTTCGGCTGGTGAAAAGCGAGTTGATCATGGGTCGGCTGCAGCGGCGGCCGGAACTGCCGGAATTTGTGCTTCCGGCGTATCTGGTGCATCTGAGTGATGTGGATCCGCAGACCGTCGGTGTGGTTCTGCAGATCATCCGTGACGCGGCCGCCGAGGGCGGATCTGTTACAGATTAA
- a CDS encoding metal-sensitive transcriptional regulator: MDPTTSKKVTNALRRIEGQVRGVQKMIDEDRYCIDVVNQVDAMRAALTRVKADLLRQHLKHCVHTAMNSNQRSEQDRVIEELINVFKH; the protein is encoded by the coding sequence GTGGATCCGACGACCTCGAAGAAAGTCACCAATGCACTCCGGCGCATTGAAGGTCAGGTGCGCGGCGTGCAGAAAATGATCGATGAAGACCGGTACTGCATCGACGTCGTCAATCAGGTGGACGCCATGCGCGCAGCCCTGACCCGGGTCAAGGCAGATCTGTTGCGCCAGCATCTGAAGCACTGCGTGCATACGGCCATGAATTCAAACCAGCGCAGCGAGCAGGATCGAGTCATCGAGGAACTGATCAACGTCTTCAAGCACTGA
- a CDS encoding cytochrome c, protein MRIEVYLDDAEVPMRIVTPPEKFKLDTEEMADGEHRLRLRAVDDQGQISLRIIPFTVHNGPAISVHGIIDGDVVSGKVDLLANAYGSRIGDEFEPIRMETPVPVPTWAWVLFLMVFAWGAGYVSLELSNRIDTVLVHQPPQPVRGITAEPENSAWQALGKQVYGNNCASCHQIDGTGLPGVFPPLAGNPAVLDEDPSAHIGAVLHGISGKAIDGVRYASPMPPFAASLTDEEIAAVLNHERTQWGNDAVTVTAEEVALLR, encoded by the coding sequence GTGCGAATTGAAGTTTATCTGGATGATGCCGAAGTGCCGATGCGGATTGTGACGCCGCCGGAGAAGTTCAAGCTGGACACGGAGGAGATGGCTGATGGGGAACACCGCCTCCGGTTGCGCGCGGTAGATGACCAGGGGCAGATAAGCCTGCGCATCATACCATTCACTGTCCATAACGGACCGGCAATCTCCGTACATGGGATCATCGACGGTGATGTAGTTTCCGGAAAAGTAGACCTGCTCGCAAACGCGTACGGCTCCAGGATCGGCGATGAGTTTGAACCCATCCGAATGGAAACACCTGTGCCTGTGCCTACCTGGGCCTGGGTGCTCTTTCTGATGGTGTTCGCATGGGGTGCCGGATACGTTTCTCTGGAACTGAGCAACCGGATCGATACCGTGCTCGTGCACCAGCCTCCGCAACCGGTGAGAGGGATCACGGCAGAGCCGGAAAACTCAGCCTGGCAGGCTCTGGGCAAGCAGGTGTACGGCAACAACTGTGCTTCCTGCCACCAGATAGACGGAACCGGTCTCCCGGGCGTGTTCCCGCCACTGGCAGGGAACCCCGCGGTCCTGGATGAGGATCCCTCAGCACATATCGGTGCAGTTCTACACGGAATTTCCGGAAAAGCCATCGACGGTGTCCGCTACGCTTCGCCGATGCCACCTTTTGCAGCCAGCCTGACCGATGAGGAAATTGCTGCAGTGTTGAATCACGAGCGTACTCAATGGGGAAATGACGCCGTGACCGTAACCGCCGAGGAAGTCGCACTATTGAGGTGA